TGCATTGCGAAGCAACGCATACACAGATCGGATATGACGTAATGAGAAATGTTTTCTCTACGCATGCGCACGTCACGTGACTTCATTAATATCACTTTTTGTTGTACCTGACTGGCCAATCAGATATGATAACACAGACATACCACATATAGTTTAATATAGgctgttgaaataaaatgacttacCCATTCCTCTGAATGTTTTCCAAATTACTCGCAGAAATGTAGAATCATCAAAATTCCTCGAGATATCGGTATCAACACCACCTGGATGGACTGATATGACACTGACTCCTGACCCCTCTAGTCGACGTTGGAAACTAAACATGGACATTACCTGAAGCAAAACAATACGAGTCGGTGGCGAGGATATAAGCTGATACCTAGGAGAATGATGATTTACTTGAGCGTTCACAGTTTTACGAGATAGTATAACACATAGACTTGCATCTAGTTTTTAATCAAGTGCACTGTATGAGTGGAAATAATTCCTTCACTGGATGGACGCAGGGACGGAACCCAACGTAACAGCCCCTTTATGGGAAGTGGTCTGGGCTTGGGTGGGGTCTACTTAAAATAAGTTAAAACTAAAATAAGTTTCCTAGTTTCTTTGACGAGGTTAAATCAGGGAATGGAATCTTCCTTTTACAACTGAACATAGGATTCTGAAATGAACATTTACATAGAAGAATTGCACACATTGTTTTAGCGTTGATCATAAACACCAAAGCCGAAGAGGAACCGTTGTATTATAGCTCCGTGTCTGTTTCATGCATTTAACAGAGTAATTTTGACGAACACGTCTATTATTTGCCAGGAACTGAACAGCTGATCATGTTAAAGGTCAAGATGAACTGATCATGCTACTGCAGTGTTAAAACGTTTGCTAAGATGGGTTCCAAGGTGCGTTTACGTCTGCGCATGTGCAGAAATGACACTTACCTGGAATAATTTGGAATGGCCATAGAAGTATAGTCTGTTGTATGACCTTTCACCCTGTAAATTATCTTCCTCAAACTGTCCAGAAGAATGGGCCATAGATGAAACATTGATAACTCTACATCCGGGTCCCGATGATTTTAGAAGTGGTAGAAATTGTATGGTTAACAGAAAGTGGCTTAGGTAGTTTACTTGGAACTGACTTTCGTAACCATCTTCAGTTTTAGCTGCAAATATAAAAACAGAGATCTAAACGTAATGTAAAATCTTAACAATTACTGGCCTTACTTGAATAAAAAATGACCAGACAAGCCCTAAATAGCACTCTTAACTtagaaaatatgacaattttcatagatttttGTATGGTACAAACTCCTCTGTATGCAAAATTataaaacctgaaacaaaaagtcgtctggctcgacaaaaatattactaacactgctacaatTTTTCCGTTTGGCTCATCTTACCAACATAAATATTTTTCGATCATGTGGCATTACTGGTAAAATTTTATGTTGAGCCAGATCGgataaaacaaaatgtagcactgttgatAAAAACTTTGTAGAGCCAGACGATCTTTTGTTGCAACTTCCAGGTGTCGTGATTTTAATTATATCTGGTGCCATACCACACAGTAACAGTTAATACCCTCACCGGTACCTGTTGTACTCATTGTCATTCTAAGAGTAACATGCAACAGACACGAACGAAGACTTTCATTCTGTGCAATTTAGGgtcaacatcaaaagttcaatataatatatctaacttaattgcttaagttgggggggggggtggccaaattaatttctcaaccgtcaaaaacgatttatcgtcatacttggcaaatttagtacgatttcaaggctgcttttaccTATAACACTGCATACACTCGGTCCGATTTATCAGCCGTACGcagttaaaatggttttctgtttttatttataattcagtagtatattggtacgttgtttgaaagtggaagtatacagtatgagtctgaaacaattttcaattctaggtcagttaagttagatggggggaggggggtctgggacctaacttaagcaattaagttagatatattatattgaactttcgATGTTGCCCCTTACTGATCTGGTGAAGAGCGTATGTGATGGAACAATTCTCACCTGAAGGTGGAGAACCAATTCCAGCATTGCAAATCAGAACATGCAAAGTACTGTGTTTGGATCGAAACTCTTCTATGAAATCCTTCACCGACTGTAGAGAACTAAGATCCAACTTCATGAATTCAAGCTGAAAATTAAATTAGTATAATAAAAAATTGAGATATGTGTAACCTAGCAACAatttattgtcttttaaagttgcactagctgtaactggggtattcgatcagacaaccacaaatATATTctgataaataaacaaatgaaatttattAACAGAAGactaagtaagtaagtaagtaagtcagtaagtcagtaagtcagtaagtaagtcagtaagtcagtaagtaagtaagtcagtaagtaagtcagtaagtcagtaagtcagtcagtcagtcagtcagtcagtcagtcagtcagtcagtcagtaagtcagtcagtaagtcagttaGTCTGTCTTTGAACGTTGAATTCTTACATCTAATTCTGATGGTATCACTTCTCCGGCTGTTTGTTCTTCATTGGTTTTCTTTTCTCTCTTTATTAGCCATTCCGAAAACTCTGATTTCATCTTTTCAATTGCCTTCAAAAATAAGATAACagacaaaatgtgtgtgtgtgtgtatatatatatatatatatatatatatatatatatatatatatatatatatatatatatatatatatatatatatatatatatatatatatatatatatatatatatatatatatatataaggctATGAAGATAACAATAtgtggctatttgaccttgaagaagcctttaaaggtcaaaggtcaatgtcttaaaGGAAAGTTTATTTTGCTGCCATTCGGCGTATTTGATTTACACGAATATCTCACATAGAATGTTACCattgtgccaagtttggttgaaattggttggttggtgcatgcgccagagatatgagggtgaacgcGCGCACGGCTGGATGCACGGACACGTGGACAGAACCCAATATAAAAGGCCCCTCAGGGGGTGGTACCCGTTGGGTCCTAAAATTGGAAATTTGATAAGCATATCATTATATCTAGTTATTCACTGAATATTGACATACTTATAACCAAAATAAAGTAATTATCTTAATAAGATGTTTAACTATTAAATGGCTTTGATAATGAGATaccaaatataaataaacaattcatAACAAGTCACTATAGACTGCTAAATATTTGCCctacagaaagacagacagacagacagacagacagacagacagacagaatttcACCGTGCACAACTGCACCTCGGTGAGTTGTGCTTAAATCGGTGTAGTAAAACCGTTTTGAATCTTTAAATCTAAGCACACGATGACGCAAAACAAAGAGTTTGATCAATATGGCCTTACCTTTATGGCTTTATCTTCTGACCGACATGCTACGATGACCTTAGCACCCATCATACTGATCTGTTTTGCTGTCTCATAGCCAATACCTACACGTAGTTATATAACATAAACAAAACGAGTAAAGACTTTATAGTACTGGCTCAAATTGTATGTAGGCAAAAAGTGAGTTTTGCAAATACAAGCATGAAAACGATTAGATAGATTctaaataaacattacaaagaaaataatgatGGTACCGAAGTTATCTATGCGcttaaataacaatattaataaaattCAAATGGTGTATACTAACAGTACTGGGATAAGACCTAGTCTGGAattgtaaatcgtaacaataccgtGTAGGAATTAGAGTAGGTAAGACCCTGTACATTGTGCATATAAAGTGATTTCAAAATACTATGGTGTGagcgggagggggggggagatcattttggaaaatgtggtCTTCCCTGGGGTCACTAAGGCTTTAAATCGCCGGAGCATGAGTCTATTCGAGCCAGAGAAAACCCTCGTTCAACGCCAAAACATCGACCCCACAGTCAGCTACAAATGACCACCCCTTGCTAGAATGGATTAAACCTGTATTACTACTCCATAACAGActtatttgtgtactaataGCTACATAAATAGTCCTGCTTGTCTAGAATCGAGATTTGATTTACCCCGTCTACCAGGACTATTCTATAACTATGATAACATGCTCTCATGTATTACAGTTCCATAACAGATATTGCTAGCTCCATAGCAGACTTACATGTATCACGGATCACAGACAATGTGTTACTTATCTGTgtatggatgtattagggagacCCATGCCTGTATTAACTCCATAGCAGACTCACCTGTATTGGCTCCAGTCACTATAACAGTTTTACCCGACATGTCAACACGTGGATAGGAATATGTGGTCCCCATGGTTCGTTCGACCGCTTCGTTTAGTGTTCAACTGGACAGTAGCACTCACAATATACGCTTTACACTACACTGCAGTGTCGCAATAACATTATAACctttggtacatgtattgtatgtatttttgcaAACTATACATCGTGGACTTTACGATAAAGTAAACAACCTTTGAACTTCACTATAGACAAACTTTGAACGCTGTCCAAAACTGGGGTGTAATTTGAATATGGGACTGTAATTATATATTCCTTTGATGTTTACCGCTGATCGCAgtaagtacattgtagttgTACTCAATAGAGAACAACCAAtcatatttaaaagaaatttgcaaTAACCAATCATAACTGAAATTTTGTGATATgtattatatttgaatatataacacatgaattacaaaatatattgataatgAAATTGGTCATTCAATTCTGAcgttaaagctacactagcagTTACTggagtattattattttgaccAGACACTATATTCACTGAAACTTGTTGTAATACCAATAATTAGTTAATTTGAGGCCTGTTTTACCTAtaagtgttacagtaataggttgaaattgtaataaattAGGGCCATGATACCTACAAACCAAATAAACACACGCTGTAAAATATTAATGTTCATGTTCAATCCACGACTCAGCATGACTCAGCTAATATTATGGGTTATTGATGAGATAAAACAGTAATAAATTAGTAATCTCCATGGGAACTGACATGCTTACACtaaaacaaatagataaaatcACGTATCACAAATACGCTGTACATCGCGAGCAGCAAAGACTtggacaaaaacaatgaaaaaatataCATCTGTAAAAACGAAAAATTAAAAAGGGGTTGAGCTAAAACAGTAGACAATAGGTGAAAAAATCAGACTCTGTTATAAAATTTGGCGTTAAAGAGAGTGTTAAAAATTATAGTTTGTCGCAATTTGTAGAAACCCTTTTCTAGTCTAAGTTGGCCACTCCGGTCAATGCGTCTATCGTGTTAAACTCGTTAAAAAGCGAGTTTCATCTGTTAAAGAAAAACTTCTTAGACTGTCGGTCACGTCATCTGTCGTATTTAGTGGGTGACAATCGTCGACTGGGCCTTTCCAACAATTCTACAATGTAATACGGTAAATCCGTTCTGACTTACTGTATAAAATATAGAACGAGAGCACAGCAGCACTGAGATCTGGTCTTCCTAATCAGTACAGTATTACACATCTCTCTTTTCTTTCTCTTCATTTGCTGACATTAAAGTTATTTGTTGTGTTTCCCTAAACTTTATCTCTCCATatcaatttctttcatttaGTTTGTTATTTCCACAGGGAGTCAACGCACAAAAAGTTGATGAAAAACAATGTTAGCCATTATGAGAATGAAGGGAGAAAATGCGATATTTGGAACTTTTGCTTTGATTCAACGTTAGTGGGAGAGAAAGCAGTCCGCGTGAACTCTCCAATCTAAGAAATCTTTAGTGTTATGAAATTGTAGCCCCTCACAGTCTAGATACTAACGTGGTTTCGAAACATCTTCGAGATCTTGAGATTTTGATATTCGATGCATGATAGCACTTGACGGCCTCCTTTGACTAATTACCAACCTCACTATAGCCTAGATTCGCTGCTGAATTTTGGTACCAGCCCTAATCAACGCAGAATGTGGGTTATCGTTACTGCTACACCCACCAAATGAAATCACCTATATTATCTCCACAACAGACTCGCCTGTATTAGTTCCATAACAGACTCACCTGTATTAACTCTACAACAGACTCACCTGTATTAACTCCATAACAGACTCACCTGTATTAACTCCATAACAGACTCACCTGTTATTAATTCCATAATAGACTCATCTGTATTGGCTCCATAATAGACTCATCTGTATTAATTCCATAACAGACTCACCTGTATTAACTCTATAACAGACTCACCTGTATTAACTCCATAACAAACTCACCTGTATTGGCTCCATAACAGACTCACCTGTATTAATTCCATAACAGACTCACCTGTATTAACTCTACAACTGACTCACCTGTATTGGCTCCAGTCACTATAACAGTTTTACCAGACATATCTACACGTGGATAGGAATATTTGGTCCCCATGGTTTGCTCGCTTCGTGTACAGTGTTCAACTTGTAGCTCTCACAATCCACTTTACTATGCTATGAAGGCTTACAGCGACGCAGTGACGTTATAACGTTTTGGTGTcatgtatttgtacaaactGTACATCGTGGACTCTATAATGATGAAGTAGACAACATATGAAATTTACTATAGACGAACTTTGGACACTGTCTACAATTGGTCTTATGCCGGTGGCGCTAAATAGGTCAAATTCCGAATTACGTCAACGACGCAACTTTCGGCGCAGACNNNNNNNNNNNNNNNNNNNNNNNNNNNNNNNNNNNNNNNNNNNNNNNNNNNNNNNNNNNNNNNNNNNNNNNNNNNNNNNNNNNNNNNNNNNNNNNNNNNNGTTTCATAGCCAATACCTACACGTAGTTatataacataaacaaaaaGAGCAAAGACTTTATAGTACTGGCTCAAATTGTCTGTAGGCAAAAAGTGAGTTTTACAAATACAAGCATGAAAACGATTAGATAGATTctaaataaacattacaaagaaaataatgatGGTACCGAAGTTATCTATGCGcttaaataacaatatttaataaaattcaAATGGTGTATACTAACAGTACTGGGATAAGACCTAGTCTGGAattgtaaatcgtaacaataccgtGTAGGAATTAGAGTAGGTAAGACCCTGTACATTGTGCATATAAAGTGATTTCAAAATACTATGGTGTGagcgggaggggggggggagatcattttggaaaatgtggtCTTCCCTTGGGTCACTAAGGCTTTAAATCGCCGGAGCATGAGTCTATTCGAGCCAGAGAAAACCCACGTTCAACGCCAAAACATCGACCCCACAGTCAGCTACAAATGACCACCCCTTGCTAGAATGGATTAAACCTGTATTACTACTCCATAACAGActtatttgtgtactaataGCTACATAAATAGTCCTGCTTGTCTAGATGGAGTATGGGACTTAATGTCCCTAAATATAAGGAGAGTCGGGGCATGTCAGAATCGAGATTTGATTTACCCCGTCTACCAGGACTTTTCTATAACTATGATAACATGCTCTCGTGTATTACAGTTCCATAACAGATATTGCTAGCTCCATAGCAGACTTACATGTATCACGGATCACAGACAATGTGTTACTTATCTGTgtatggatgtattagggagacCCATGCCTGTATTAACTCCATAGCAGACTCACCTGTATTGGCTCCAGTCACTATAACAATTTTACCCGACATGTCAACACGTGGATAGGAATATGTGGTCCCCATGGTTCGTTCGACCGCTTCGTTTAGTGTTCAACTGGACAGTAGCACTCACAATATACGCTTTACACTACACTGCAGTGTCGCAATAATATTATAACctttggtacatgtattgtgtgtatttttgCAAACTATACATCGTGGACTTTACGATAAAGTAAACAACCTTTGAACTTCACTATAGACAAACTTTGTACGCTGTCCAAAACTGGGTGTAATTTGAATATGGGACTGTAATTATATATTCCTTTGATGTTTACCGCTGATAACAGtaaagtacattgtagttgTACACAACCAATCATAATTAAAAGCAATTTCAACAACCAATCATAACTGAAATGTTGTGATATgtattatatttgaatatatgataacataaatacatgaatgacaaaatatattgataatgAAATTGGTCATTCAATTCTGACGTTAAAGGCTACACTAGCAGTTACTGGATATTATTATTTCGACCAGACACTATATTCACTGAAACTTGTTGTAATACCAATAATTAGTTAATTTGAGGCCTGTTTTACCTAcaagtgttacagtaataggttgaaattgtaataaattAGGGGCCAATGATACCTACAAACCAAATAAACACACGCTGTAAAATATCAATGTTCATGTTCAATCCACGACTCAGCATGACTCAGCTAATATTATGGGTTTTGATGGAGATTAAAACAGTAATAAATTAGTAATCTCCATGGGAACTGACATGCTTAcactaaaacaaataaataaaatcacgTATCACAAATAAGCTGTACATCACGAGCAGCAAAGACTtggacaaaaacaatgaaaaaatacacatcTGTAAAAACGAAAAATTAATAAGGGGCTGAGCTAAAACAGTAGACAATAGGTGAAAAAATCAGACTCTGTTATAAAATTGGCGTTAAAGAGAGtgttaaaaataacattttgtcGCAATTTGTAGAAACCCTTTTCTAGTCTAAGTTGGCCACTCCGCTCAATGCGTCTATCGTGTTAAACTCGTTAAAAAGTGAGTTTCATCTGTTAAAGAAAAACTTCTTAGACTGTCGATCACGTCATCTGTCGTATTTAGTGGGTGACAAACTCACCTGTATTGGCTCCAGTCACTATAACAGTTTTACCAGACATATCTTTACACTTTACTATGCTATGAAGGCTTACAGCGACGTTTTGGTGTcatgtatttgtacaaactGTACATCGTGGACTCTATAATGATAAAGTAGACAACATATGAAATTTACTATAGACGAACTTTGGACACTGTCTAAAATTGGTCTTATGCCGGTGGCGCTAAATAGGTCAACGACGCAACTTTCGGCGCAGACTGAAACGGGCGCTCTAGTCAACATATTCGACCGCGAAAGAAACCCGTGTttggaagtgaagtgaagtgttataTGTTTTTCGATCGCTGTACGTACTCTAGAATGGGAGATTAAGGGTGAACGGAAGGTAATTTCGTATGAGTTTCAGAAGTCATTGCGAAGAAAATTAGTTTTAAATTACTACCATGAGAgaaagagggagagagagagagagagagagagagagagagagagagagagagagagagagagagagagggagagagagagagagagagagggagagagagggagagagagaagagagagagagagagagagagagagagagagagagagagaatatacTGACAGAGTGAGAAAGAGACAGGGATagtctgacagacagacaagagtCACAACTGAAATTACTTTTGTACTAATTTAAAAATAGTGTTATCCATAAATCGTCCTTACCTCAACTCCACATTGTTCACAATAATTCAGACAGCAGTCATCACTACAGACTAAACTATGAAGACAGCTATAATAGAAGTCGTAATTGTACCAATTACATTGTCCATCACAACAACCTTTCCCTATTGATTAGAACAATTCGTTAATGTTATATAAAATCGGCGAATTTAATCAAAATCTtaaatgagtaaaaataacatCTAGTAAATGTATCTTTTAACTAGAGATGATCAAATACTGCAGTTCATCCAGTTTTTCATTTCAGTGAAGATTTAAGGTAAACCAATACGAAATGTGAATGTAATATAAGCATatatttagttgtttttttgtatcctacattgaactattgatatcACCCCTTAGTACATGGAATATTTGCTCCGGTGTTTCCTGTCTATGCCAAAACACGCAATACTATTACACTTTGTATAATGTCTTATCCACAACTCTCTCTTATTGGAGGTTCCTTCctttataaaaaataattttcattaaaacatgtttgacaaatttctaaaatatcTATCTCCTGCAATAAATCACTGTCAATGAAAaggggtattcagaaactcatcagtttCAATTctaatttttacaaatgtacacaggtgagatttgtcAGACTCCCAGGGGATGTCAgacaacacatgtacaaatcAGAGAAAATTATGGGCAAAATATTGCACTGCACCATCCGAAGTTAGAATTTTTTAAAACGTGTTTGTTTTACCTTATGTGTCTTTGACAATCATTTCAAAGTTCTTCTCAGTACGGGAGCGACCAGGcaccattcttgcaaaccagagctgttatttcttccgcgacattGCAAAATGGTGAGTCTTGgttggtgccgtaaaagaggctgtggtttacgacgatgtcaGATACAAAATGCAGCCATAAAGTAGGTTGAGTTGATAAGAAATCGTCTGGTGCTGTAAAACCGGAATGTGTCCACATAACTGTGTCCagtaaatgaatattttacatttaatacattttttatattctatggttgcacgaaaTGCATTCTAGGATCGAGTCACAGTCGGGGACATGATTTGTATattctatggttgcacgaaaTGCATTCTGGGATTGAGCGACGGTCGGGGAACTTCcacattctatggttgcacgaCATACATTCTACAATTGAGCGACGGTCGGGGAACTTTCACATTCTATGGTTGGACGACATACATTCTACAATTGAGCGACGGTCGGGGAACTTTcacattctatggttgcacgaCATACATTCTACAATTGAGCGACGGTCGGGGAACTTTcacattctatggttgcacgaCATACATTCTACAATTGAGCGACGGTCGGGGAACTTTcacattctatggttgcacgaaatacattctacaATTGAGAGACGGTCGAGGAACTTTcacattctatggttgcacgaCATACATTCTACAATTGAGCGACGGTCGGGGAACTTAcacattctatggttgcacgaCATACATTCTACAATTCAGAGACGGTCGGGGAACTTTCACATTCTATGGTTACACGAAATGTATTCTTGGATCGAGTAATGGTCCGGAAAGCTAGcatgaaatacatttacatttaatacattcaatacatttttacattctatggctgcacgaaatacattctaggaaCAAACCATTTTGATCCTGCAAACTACAGAGGAATTACATTGCTGCTGACTTTGCAAAAAAATCTTTGAACTGTGTATTTCTCATTGCCTAAAACCATGGCTCCACGAAAAGAAAATATCACACACCCCACAAGCTGGTTATCAAACTGGTAAGAGTAATATTACTGGAGCATTCTGTATTCTAGAGACGATACTTCATCACGATGAAAGGCATGGCCAAATTATTCATATGTAGCCTCGACATTCACAAAGCTTTTGATTCTTTATGGTGGAAtggtttattttacaaattcaaaactttGGAAGACCTTACCAAATATGTTCTATGGACTAAGATGTCAAATTGACATAGATACGTATGAATATCCTATATTTTTGAGGGTGTACGACAGGGAAGCATTCTTTCAACAACTCTTTtcctaatttatgcaaatgagctctTCATTGAATGAGAACAGTCACATGACAGTGGCGTCAGATGTTACATGGGTTTGCTATTTCTTGGTTCGCCTGTGCTTTAGCagatgacatttcaatattagaGCCAACTCGTTCTACATGTAAGAAAATGCTTAATATTTTATGCAACTACTGTTCAACATGCAAACTAAAACTCTCAATCTCAAAATGTAGATTATTAGTTTTtggaaaaacaacaacttaGAGAACGCGATCGgtttagcctggaatccatgcggattggATTTTTTACATTCGTCTTTCCAAtcacttgacttgacttgataTGATAATTTAGAATACTGTAGTTCAGACTCGTGTAGTTGGAAATAAGTACAAAATAGCtagtaataattaatatatgctGAATTAACTAATTTGACTCGTGACTTAACTCTTGATTTGACTCGAGTCAACTTGTCTATTGATTTACCTTTAATTGACCTTACTTACCACCACTTGTTCCTGACCTACCTTTACTTGACATAGCTTGAGCTTGCCCTACCTTTACTTGACATAGCTTGAGCTTGACCTACACATACATTaatgacctgacctgacctgacaaTTTAGAGGGTGGGCAAGGGGTATTTTCGTAATTTGTAATCGGGCCATTTTTATTTTTCGTTTAATATTTGCAAAATGTTGCAATAAAGTCTGTAAAATCGTAATTCAGTGGTCAGCGTACTTCATAATCAACTGTTTAT
The Glandiceps talaboti chromosome 23, keGlaTala1.1, whole genome shotgun sequence genome window above contains:
- the LOC144453158 gene encoding retinol dehydrogenase 12-like: MGTTYSYPRVDMSGKTVIVTGANTGIGYETAKQISMMGAKVIVACRSEDKAIKAIEKMKSEFSEWLIKREKKTNEEQTAGEVIPSELDLEFMKLDLSSLQSVKDFIEEFRSKHSTLHVLICNAGIGSPPSAKTEDGYESQFQVNYLSHFLLTIQFLPLLKSSGPGCRVINVSSMAHSSGQFEEDNLQGERSYNRLYFYGHSKLFQVMSMFSFQRRLEGSGVSVISVHPGGVDTDISRNFDDSTFLRVIWKTFRGMGFLVTLEKGAATSIDVAVNPEYDNVSGVYHAECKRKTPSATSRNVDKQEKLWKYSLNCLKDYIDDDILRDLEKNETSTP